AGGGGCAAGGGTTTGCTTTGAGGGAAGACTAGACATCAAAGAAGGCGACAGGATACTCCTTGACTTTACACTTAAAAACTATACATTTAAAAATTTGCTCGGCACGGTGGTACACCAGATAGTGTACGAGAAGAGAACGTGCCTGGGTATTAAGTTTGAAGAACTTTCTCGTAAGGAAGAGGAAGTTATAGGACAGTTCATTTTGGAAGAACAGAGAAAGCTACTGAAGGCTTACAAGGAAGGAGAGGTATGAGTAACAGAGTAGTCATTATCGGAAGACCCAATGTGGGAAAGTCCACACTGTTCAACAGGATTATAGGGAAAAGATACGCCATAGTTGAAGACTATCCCGGCGTTACGAGGGACAAAATAGAAGCAAAGGCAGAGTGGGCGGGCAAAGAGTTCATAATAGTGGACACAGGGGGACTCGTTCCAGAAACGAAGGACGAACTCATCAGAGAAGTTAAAAAAGTTGTGGAACAGGAAATCCCGAAAGCGGACGTAATACTCTTCGTGGTGGATGGAAAGGAAGGGCTAAATCCTCTGGATCAGGAGATAGCAAAGTACCTTTACCCTTACGCGGATAAAGTTCTCCTCGTCGTAAACAAGATAGACAACCTGAGGCAGGAGAAAAACGTAGCAGAGTTTTACACCCTAGGTTTTGAAAAGATTTTTCCTATATCCGCCCAACACGGAAAAGGGGTTGGAGAGCTTCTGGACGAGGTTGTAAAGTACCTCAAAGAAGAGAAGGTAGAGACTGTAGAAGAGGGTATAAAGGTAGCCTTTATAGGAAGACCGAACGTGGGGAAATCCTCGCTCGTTAATGCAATCCTCAAGGACGAGAGGGTTATAGTTTCGCCCATTGCAGGAACCACTAGGGACGCGATAGAAATACCCTTCAGGTGGAAGGACAAAAACTTCATTTTGATAGACACTGCCGGTGTGAGGAGACCCTCAAACGTTGAATACGGTATAGAGTTTTATTCCGTAGGGAGGAGTTTAAAGGCTATTGACCTTGCGGATGTATGCTGTTTAGTCATAGACGCCTCGGAAGGTCCTACCCGTCAAGATAAGAGACTCGGAGGACTTATAGAGAGAAGGTATAAGGGTTGTGTCATAGTTGCAAACAAGATGGACATATCTCCATGGAGTGAAGAAGAGCTTGAAGGGATAATCAGAAAGGAACTCTTCTTTTTAGACTTCGCACCAATAGTGTTTACGGTTGCGACGAAGGGAAAGGGAGTTGAGGAACTCCTGAACTGGATAGACGTAGTTTACAAGGATTACACAAAACAACACAAGACTTCCTTTGTAAACCGAGCGGTTCACAAAATACTCTCTGAAAAACCGCCTCCTAGGTACAGGGGAAAGGAGGTAAAGGTTTATTACGCCTTTCAGGAAAGCACGAAACCGCCAACGATTGTTCTCATAACAAACTACCCTGACGCCTGGAAGGAAAACTACAAACGCTTTTTCATAAAGAAACTCAGAGAGTACCTGAACATCAAGTATGCCCCAATAAAGCTCGTGATAAAGGGAAGGGAAGATTAATTATTGATAACTCCTCACAAGGGAAAGGACTACGAGTTCCCAGCCGTTTGCGAGGACAAAGAGCATTATCTTAAAGGGGAGGGAGATGAGCTGGGGCGGTATCATGATTATCCCCATGGAAATTAAAATTGAAGCCACCACGAGGTCCACTATGAGGAAGGGAATGTAAAGGAGGAAGACTATCTCAAAGGCGGTTTTTAGTTCGCTCACCATAAATGCGGGAATTACGACTCTCAAAGGGATTTCGTGAGGTTCTTTTACGGAGTCCTTCGGGATTTTCGCTATACTCAGGAAAGCCTCTAAGGTTTCCTTTCTCGTGTGCTTGAGCATAAAGTCCTTGGCGTAAAACTCAACTCTTTTAAAGAACTCCTCATCGCTTATTTCCTCTCTTATGTAAGGCTGGAGAGCCTCTGAATTTATCTTGTCTATCGTAGGCTTCATTATAAAGAAGGTAAGAAAAAGGGAAAGGGCTATTATCACTTGATTTGGCGGTGCTTGGGGAGTGCCTATTGCCTGTCTCAGAAGTGATAGAACCACCACTAGCCTCGTAAAGGAGGTAAACATTATAAGGATTGAAGGGACGAGACTGAGGATAGTTAAGAATATCAGGAGCCTTATAGAATCTACTAAGTTCCCCTCACCGACTTTTAGTTCAATAGGAGGAATTTGGGAGAAAACAAACCCTGCACTAAGAATGAGAATCGTTAACGCTTTCCTCATAGAGCACCTTGGCGTAATTGGGACTTATCAAAAGGTAAAACTTCTTCTCCTTTATCCTTACACACACGAAGAACATATCTTTCCCGAGGGGAAGAACTTCCTCAAGTTTTAGGTTTTTAGCTTTGAGCCTTTGAAGTCTGCCCCTCAGGATTACGGGAAGTGCAAAGTAAAGGAGGACGAGAACTACGAGGAGAGAAATGCCAACCTTTAGCAGGTATTCAAGAACTTCGTTCACTTTTCTATTATCGTCTCTTCAACTTTCATACCGAAGTGTCTTCCAGCTTCTTCCACGTATCCGAGAACCTCATCTCCTTCTTTTAGCTCGGACACCGATATGGGAGTCCCGTCGGGCTTTGTGAGTCTTATAGTTTCCGCGTTCTGGAGTATACAACTAAGTTTTTTGTTTTCATACCTCCCTTCTATCAGTAGCATGGGTCTCCTTTCAACCTTAGCCCTTCCGACGTACGTTACCCTTCCCCTTCCCTTGTAGTCGTAAACCATGACTTTGTCCCCCGCCTTCAGTTCACAAAGGTACTTGGTTCTGTTGTTCGGAACCCTTATGTACATGTGAACCGCTCCCGCGTTTACCCTGAAGGGTCTCGCGGCAACGTAAGGATTTTCTTCAGTCTCCGCGTGAACGAGGAACATTCCTCCCGAAGAGTTTCCAACGAGCATTCCCTCGCCCCTGTGAAGGAGCGATATAGTATCCACACAAACCCTGTCCCCGAGTCCGAGGGGAAGTATTTTCGTTATTTTTATCGTTACAAGTTCCAGTTTTTCCTCGTGTTCGCTGACGATTTGTCCCACTTTCTTTATTTCGTTTATATCCCTGCTCTTTAAGACTACTCCCTTAACACCTTTTTCCAGTGTCTGAAGTGCTACTTCAGCTTCCTGAGCGTTTTTCACAACCGCGTAAAGCTCTTCCCTCTGGGCTATTAAGTTCTCCAAAGGAATTACGGTCCAGTCCGTGGTCTCCACTATTACCTTCACGTTTGGAGGATATTTTGCAGCCCTTTCCTCGTCTTCCTTTCCCTTTATCAGAACGTAAACCACATCTTCCCCGAGTTTCAGATCTCCGTCCGGTGCTATTACGGTTATTCTCCCGACTTTTTTTACCTCCTCAACCCTTCCCTTTTCCGGGATAACTACCGCGTTAGCTCCGGCCTCCAAGGCAACGGATACGATTTTTCTGTCAAAAGGCTCAACCCATACCCAAAATTCTTTCATGCTATTATTATACAAGGGGGTATTGTGAAAAAAGCTTTAGGAATTTTAGCAATCCTCTTAATCCTCGTAGGTGGATACTTTGCGTACGACAAGTACATGGACAACAAGGCGAAGGAACAGGTTGAGTACTTTTTAGACAAAACCTTAAGAAAATCGGGAAAAGGTTCCTACAAATACGTTGATTACAAGCCAATCGGCGGAGAAATAATAATAAAAGACGTTTACTACAGAGACAGGAACGGAGAAGAGTTCAAAATAGAGGAGATAATAATAGAAAAATTAAGCGAAACGGAAGGGAAGTTTTTATTCAAGAACGTAAAGCCTTTAAAGGTTAAAGGAAAAGGTTTACTGGAAGAGTACGGCTATAAAGATCCGAAATTTAACCTTTTCGTCTCTTACGAAGCTAAACCTAAGGAAAAGGAATTCCACTTAAGGAGTTTGAGTTTAGATTACCCTGAAGCCTTTGAAGTGAATATTTCCTTTATTCTTGGAAATTACGACCACGCCTTCTGGAAAACGGTTGCTTTGAGCGATAGACCTCCTGAAGAAGTGAGTTTTCAAGTCCTCTCAGAACTCGGCAGTATCAAGATAAACTCTCTTGAAGTTGTATACAGGGACAAAGGATTTAAGGAAAGAGTAATAAAGAAGGAAGCCCAAAAAAGGGGAAAAACTCCCGAGGAATTCAAGAAAGAGTTAATCCGAAAGATTGAAGAAGAGAAATTAAAGGCAAGGTCCGAGTTTGAGAGAAACCTCCTCGACGCCTTTGAGAAATTTTTAGAAAAAGGAAAGGAAATA
The genomic region above belongs to Aquifex aeolicus VF5 and contains:
- the der gene encoding ribosome biogenesis GTPase Der codes for the protein MSNRVVIIGRPNVGKSTLFNRIIGKRYAIVEDYPGVTRDKIEAKAEWAGKEFIIVDTGGLVPETKDELIREVKKVVEQEIPKADVILFVVDGKEGLNPLDQEIAKYLYPYADKVLLVVNKIDNLRQEKNVAEFYTLGFEKIFPISAQHGKGVGELLDEVVKYLKEEKVETVEEGIKVAFIGRPNVGKSSLVNAILKDERVIVSPIAGTTRDAIEIPFRWKDKNFILIDTAGVRRPSNVEYGIEFYSVGRSLKAIDLADVCCLVIDASEGPTRQDKRLGGLIERRYKGCVIVANKMDISPWSEEELEGIIRKELFFLDFAPIVFTVATKGKGVEELLNWIDVVYKDYTKQHKTSFVNRAVHKILSEKPPPRYRGKEVKVYYAFQESTKPPTIVLITNYPDAWKENYKRFFIKKLREYLNIKYAPIKLVIKGRED
- the fliP gene encoding flagellar type III secretion system pore protein FliP (The bacterial flagellar biogenesis protein FliP forms a type III secretion system (T3SS)-type pore required for flagellar assembly.) yields the protein MRKALTILILSAGFVFSQIPPIELKVGEGNLVDSIRLLIFLTILSLVPSILIMFTSFTRLVVVLSLLRQAIGTPQAPPNQVIIALSLFLTFFIMKPTIDKINSEALQPYIREEISDEEFFKRVEFYAKDFMLKHTRKETLEAFLSIAKIPKDSVKEPHEIPLRVVIPAFMVSELKTAFEIVFLLYIPFLIVDLVVASILISMGIIMIPPQLISLPFKIMLFVLANGWELVVLSLVRSYQ
- a CDS encoding 3-dehydroquinate synthase II is translated as MKEFWVWVEPFDRKIVSVALEAGANAVVIPEKGRVEEVKKVGRITVIAPDGDLKLGEDVVYVLIKGKEDEERAAKYPPNVKVIVETTDWTVIPLENLIAQREELYAVVKNAQEAEVALQTLEKGVKGVVLKSRDINEIKKVGQIVSEHEEKLELVTIKITKILPLGLGDRVCVDTISLLHRGEGMLVGNSSGGMFLVHAETEENPYVAARPFRVNAGAVHMYIRVPNNRTKYLCELKAGDKVMVYDYKGRGRVTYVGRAKVERRPMLLIEGRYENKKLSCILQNAETIRLTKPDGTPISVSELKEGDEVLGYVEEAGRHFGMKVEETIIEK